In Oncorhynchus keta strain PuntledgeMale-10-30-2019 unplaced genomic scaffold, Oket_V2 Un_contig_7692_pilon_pilon, whole genome shotgun sequence, the DNA window CATCAATGTAAATGTGCCTGGATAAGGAAAATGTATTTTTCCATCTGCATTTTCAGCTGCAATCCCTAGATGGATGAAACAACAAGCAGGATCAATGTTTCCTAACTAATGGAATATTTTGGAAACTCTCTCCTGACCACTGTTctcccctggtgtgtgtgtgtgtaggtaaccTGTGGTACAGACAGGGCCTGACTCCCAGCTACCCCCAGGGCTCAGCCTGGGAGCTCGTCTCCAACAACGTGACCAAAGTCTCAGTAGGACCTCTAGATCAGGTCAGTacgctttttttgttgttgtgtgtatgcTAATTTTAGTGGTAAGTAAGTTAACTTATTTTCTACTTCAATACCTGGTCCTGTGGTGTTGTCTAGGTGTGGGTGATAGCAGACTGGGTCCCAGGCTGCCCCGGTGAGCTGTCTGTTCCTGGAGCTGTCTGTCACAGGATGGGGGTGGGACCTATGCAGCCCAAGGGCCAGTCCTGGGACTACGGCATCGGGGTGAGTCATTACAACTTGGTGTTGATTTTGATGTCTGCGCCAAAGACATccgtttcccaaatggcaccgtattccctaaaTAAATCATAACTTTTTATCAGGCCTATGGGCCAGACATTGTGCAGTATCTGAAATACCTCCGTTAAGATGGTAATGCATGAGATGTCACGTTAATGTGAGGAACGCTGTCTTTCAGGGAGGATGGCAGCACATCAGTGTGAGAGGGAACTCCACAGAGGCTCTACGTGCTACCCCGGCCCTTACTGGATCCACCCCCCGTAGCCCACTCCCTGCCAGGCCAGTCCTTACTGACACCACCCCCCGTAGCCCACTCCCTGCCAGGCCAGTCCTTACTGACACCACCCCCGTAGCCCACTCCCTGCCAGGCCAGTCCTTACTGACACCACCCCCCGTAGCCCACTCCCTGCCAGGCCAGTCCTTACTGACACCACCCTCCGTAGCCCACTCCCTGCCAGGCCAGTCCTTACTGACACCACCCCCCGTAGCCCACTCCCTGCCAGGCCAGTCCTTACTGACACCACCCTCCGTAGCCCACTCCCTGCCAGAATACCTTTGTCACAGGAGAACGGGAACTCTGTGGGTCTGTAGGGTCTCTACTAACCCACCCCATCTCTACCCACAGCCCTGTGTGCCTGATTCCATTTCCAACCCAGCACAAACATGGTAATGTTGGTCTAAATGTAAAGAGCATGAATTGGTTGGATATTTAAATACTTAGTGCTGGGCTGAAACATGTTGGCCACCTTTGACCCCAGCACTGGAAGTATTAGTGCTTCTGTCAGTTTATCCATTCCACGGTCTGAACTTTAGTGGCAGGTGCTAGGAGAAGTGGTTAGGGTGAGAAATGGAACCGAGCCTGTGTCCCATACCAACACACGCCACTCCCTTTGACCTCCGTGTAGTCTTGCTTTGTATGATTTTGTTTCTGCTTTCTCATTTGCCTAGTTGACACACCTTGTATTTATGCTTTGGAATTTGTTTACTGTCATCTTGGTTTGGCCTGCATAATGTTTGCAATGTAGTGGTTGAAGTAGCTTTTTCTTCAGAACTAAAAATATCAGCTCTGAGCTTCCATGACAAGGATTATTTAATCAATTTACAACCAGATTTTTTTTCCTCAGATGGTTACAAACAATACAGACCTGAATAGCATCTATTTGCTGTGTTATGTATTAACATCCAGAGTGTTATGAATAGGACCAGGAGTTCTGCTCACGTCACATGATCTGCAGAAGCTCCAGGCTCTAGTTATGACGTGTCCCTGGTGGATTACTTCAGTATTCCATGCAGATACTGAGGCCGGGATTCAAACAGCACTGTGCCTACATTGCATTACACTTATGACAATTTCCTGGATGTTAGGTGATGTCAGCTACCTTTAGAAGTGCAGCGTAATGTCTGCGCACGTTTGAATTCCTGTGGCCTTGTCGGTCCTTGTAAGAGAacagtcaactgaaataaattccAAAACAGCTCTGCAACCTTGGTGTTCTTTGTATGGGCCTGGAGTTTCACTATACCTGTACAAACATTAAATGTTATGTAAAGATCTATTTAACATTTTGTTCTACCAAGATTGGCTCGTTGAGCACAATGTGATACTCAACCATCAATCCTATCAGACAAGCTATAGAAGTAAATGTGCATTTATTTCCATATTCAACATTTCATTCAAATACACTAAGCATGATCAATATGAAGTAAAAATATTACCATTTGTAAAATTTACAGTTATGGACAGAATGGATTTTCCTGTTTGTCTTAAGCTGCTTCACAATAAGATTTTTGCTGTCATTTTAGGAAGTGTCTGGCGCTAATAGTGGAATAGTATTACGTACCTGCCGGAGTGGCAGCTTGTCAAAATGGGAAAGCTGTTCTGACGATGTGTTTACATTTCTACACTTCAAAAACAACCACTGAAGTGTACCATCTACATTTTGAAATATCTTTAAAGCTGGTGGACAAACTTGCTTTAGGTCCATGAAAATATTTCAAACTGAAATTGAGCAACCAGAATTAGTGATTTCCCACTAGATGGTAGTCAGAACAGCTTTCCCATTCAGACTAACTCCACAGCAATCAAAACTCTAGCAGGGTAGTCACCGTTACATATCATTCCACTGATATGGACATTTACTGAAATTACAATTCAATCTTGTGTAGCACCTTTAATTTAACCGTTGTCACTTACCGTGATATGAGACAACCTCATAACTAGGACTTGATTACATCATTCCCCATATAGACAAAATTAAACATTTATATACATCAGTACAGTTCATTAAGTTAGCCTTCTCAAATGTGCAAGATTAagcaaatgtatatactgtagaataAAACACAGTTGAAGTTTAACTGAAAGAACACAGGCTGCTGGTAGTAGAGGTTAACCTCGTCTAGAACACTGGAGGTGAGGAAAAGGTTTATGTATCTGAAGACTTAAATCAGGGGAAACCTTGACAGGTCACTAAACCAAAAACTATACAACGTTTCATCTGTGTAGAACCCATTGAGTCTGGAAGAAGGGTTTGACCTACAGGAACAGAATGCTGATCCAGCTAAATAATTGTTATATACATCATACCGGATACAGTCCGTTGAGTGGCGCCATGGCAACAATCCTTAAGGTAATCTTTACCTTGGCTTTGTCACATGCAGTAGTTAGTGAGAATAACCCGTGTACAATTGGTTTGACATAGTAAACCAAACAGAACAGGCATGTCTGTCTTGGGTGAGTTAATGTAAGATCCCTGTACAGTACCAGAGAAATgagctgcatcccaaatagcaccctattccctttagggtgccgtttgggacagtAACACATCCCTACTGGCTGCTCCTATTAAACTCAGACCCACAAAATGAATCAAGGTACTCATTGCACATTTGTTTCACAAAACATCGACAATTCAAACCAGCTTTTTACTCCTGTGTCTCCTAATGCAAACTCAGTCACTAGGCTTGTGTCAGGACAACATGTATTGCCTTCTTAATCATGTGATTCCTGGAGTGAGGATATTTTTGTATACAGCGTAATCATTATGAAATAGGCACTACGATAAGACCCATTGATTGAAGAAACTGGACAAACCTTGAAGTCCCATACTGTTAATTCAAACCGTGATAATGTTCCCTTATCCAATTCTTCTACTGATGGTGTTTAACTGAATGAACTAATGCTGTCAGACCTCCTGTTCCATAACACTAACATTAAGGTTCTCACTAGAACACTGACTGTTCCTATAGCAACCAAGCAGGGGCTCATGGACGGTGAATGAGTCAATCACCAAAACTTGGTTCCTTAAATTCCTAATATACCTCTTCCAGTCTTGATCATCTCCAGTTGAAGCAGACACACTTGATGAGTAGACCTGACAAATACATTTCCAAAAGGCAACTCCTGTAATAATCGTACAATGTAGCAAAAGGTGCTAATGAGCAGTGTTACGCTCAAGGGCCTTGCTGTTTTAGTTTGCCTGATCCAAAGAGCTCATTATTCCTATTTGATTGCAGACACAGGGGCTGTGGTTCAATCAGGGCTTCAAAATAAAAGTGTTTTTGGGGTGAAACAGAATCCCCTCAGGAGAGGACATTAACCAAACACTTGGAATGCGCTCGACAAGTCTCAAAGTTAGGTCAGTTTTGTCTGTTCTTCCTGCTGCATTGCactgatggaggaggagggggggagaagagAACAAGGCCAAGAGGCTTTTGGTGGAAGGAAGGGGATTTTGTTGAGGGCGTTGTTGGCTGTTGGAGCCTCTGGCTCAGTCTGTTTCAAGTTGTCTTCATGGCCACCTCTTGGGGCGGGGGTGTAGTTCTGCCTGAGAAGAGAAGCATCCACGGCCTTCATAACACCGTGTCATCATCCGTCCGTCTTTAGCCTTCATGTTGAGCTCTCCTACATTCACCTGACGTTGTGGGGGAAAACGGTCCCTTCCACATGCACCTTAGTCTTTATCTCCTTCTTCACTGCTTCCTGAGGGAGGGGGGCATACATACAGAGTTAGAGAGGGTAGATCATAGAGATCCTATTCAATTACTATGTACGAGGTAGATAAAGCACATGCCTGTGTTTTCTGTAGTTTGTTTGTGTTGGTGCACTCCCACTTGCCTCCTTGTTCGGTGTCTGAGTCAGTGAGGTGTGTAAGGGAGAAGCTGGCGATGCTGGCCGGGGAGATGGAGAAGCGGGAGTAGTTGGAGCTGCTCCAGCTGGGCTCCGGGGTGCAGCCCCcgggagggggaggggaaaagTAGTGCGAGGCCGAAGGGGACATTGTCTTAGACACGGCCAGGTCCGAAGCTGCCTTGGAGAGGAACACAGAGGGCTCCGGGGACGAGAAGTCGTCATCCCATTCAAACCCACCGCCTGAGGGGAGAGACCTGTTTATAACCTTGATTTGGTACAATTAAGAGGCAATATGGTAGATTTGCCACTGGAGGTACTCATGAGGCAAGAGTCCCCCCCCTCCTAAATTaccaaaatgtacattttttttttgcaaatgttcaAACTATAAACATCAGCATTTGTATTACATTGTCAGGTAGGTTTCATGGAGCCCTTTAGGTTCTTCCTTGATAATGCTGATGGACGTTGGCTGTATCGTGATGACTTACCTTCTTCATCTGTGGAGCTCTCTGTAGAGTTGGTGAACCTATTCAGGTAGCTGGCCGTGGGCACAGGGCTGCTGAACTCTGACACCTGGCTGTTGGAACCTGACGAATGGTCTCCCAGCTCCTTGGTGGGGGTCTCCTACAGATGGGGAGACCAATAAGTGCAATGGTTAAAGTACAGTCTCATAACATTTAGACTAGGTCTAGATTGCACAGAGAACCTGTGAAtggtacaacaacaaaaaacgtcaATATCACATGACATTCAAGCCATTTCTAATGCATAGCCATAATATTTGTATCATTGTTGTTTTGATGtagagtggggagaacaagtatttgatatacTGCCGATTTTTGCCGAaaaaagtccagaaaatcacattatgatttttaagtaattaatttgcattttattgcatgacataagtattcgatacatcagaaaagcagaacttaatatttggtacagcaacctttgtttgcaattacagagatcatacgtttcctgtagttcttgaccaagtttgcacacactgcagcagggattttggcccactcctccatacagaccttctccagatccttcaggttttggggctgtcgctgggcaatagggactttcagctccctccaaagatcttctattgggttcaggtctggagactggctaggccactccaggaccttgagatgcttcttacggagccactccttagttgctgtgttttgggtcgttgtcatgctggaagacgcagccacaacccatcttcaatgctcttactgagggaaggaggttgttggccaagatctcgtgattcatggccccatccatcttcccctcaatacggtgcagtcatcctgtgccctttgcagaaaagcctccccaaagaatgatgtttccacctccatgcttcacggttgggatggtgttcttggggttgtactcgtCCTTaattcctccaaacacggcgagtagAGTttaaaaagctatatttttgtctcatcagaccacatgaccttctcccattcctcctctggatcatccagatggtcattagcaaacttcagaagggcctggacatgtactggcttgagcagggggaccttgcgtgagctgcaggattttaatccatgacggcgtagtgtgttactaatggttttctttgagactgtggtcccagctctcttcaggtcattgaccaggtcctgccgtgctgatccctcaccttcctcattatcattgatgccccacgaggtgagatcttgcatggagccccagaccgagggtgattgaccgtcatcttgaactttttccattttctaataattgcaccaacacttgccttctcaccaagctgcttgcctattgtcatgtagccttgtgcaggtctacaattttagccCTGATGTCCtgacacagctctctggtcttggccattgtggagaggttggagtctgtttgattgagtgtgtggacaggtgtgttttatacaggtaacaagttcaaacaggtgcagttaaaacaggtaatgagtggagaacaggagggcttcttaaagaaaaactaacaggtctgtgagagacggaattcttactggttggtaggtgatcaaatacttatgtcatgcaataaaatgcaaattaatcacttaaaaatcatacaatgtgattttcttgatttttgttttagattccgtctctcacagttgaattgtacctatgataaaaattacagaactaagtaggaaaacctgcaaaatcagcagtgtatcaaatacttgttctccccactgtaaatgTTAGATACAAGTGAAACAATGTCTGTGTGCATGCAAAAGGTGACAAGTGGGTACTCTACCTGGTCGAAAAGGAAAACAGTGACATCGTCGAAGAACGACACAGCTCTACTGGCACTGTCTGAATCACTTCCCCCTGATGGCATGGAGGGTTTGGCACTGGGGGTGACCTTCAGCAGGCTCTTGAGGTTCCGCGCTCTACTGTCATCCGAGACTATAACGGGAACCGGGTGCACTGTGTCGTCCTCGCTGTCCTCGCTGGAGCTGTGCAGCCGGTACGCCCGCATGTCATCATCTGAGTCATCGCTGTTATCGTCCTCTTCATCTGCCTCCCCTCCGTCCTCCTGCCCATCAGAGCCATCCCGCCTGCCCAGGTACCTCCCCTCCATGTCGGGCTCCTTCAACTTGGGGGTGATCTCGCTGGCGTAGGTCCTGGTTAGCTTAGCGTGTACCGGTATGTTCTCAGGAAAAGGTTTTGCTGAGGTAGTAGCAACAGCAGGCAATGGAGGCTTTTCCAGGTCCTCGGTGGAAGTTCCGCTGGACTCTGAGTGACTGTGAGTCCTGAAGTCAGGGAAGAACTCAAGTGTCCCGGTTTCGTCCACACTGCCGTCAATGGACACAGGTGAAGTCTTCTCCCAGTCCTCCTCTGTGGTGAGGATCAGCACAGGGAGACTGGTCCCTTCCAGAGGCTGAGGCTCGGTCTTCTCCACTCCGATATCAACCAGAGCTTCTCGAGCAATGGGAGACTGTGACCCAGCAGAAGACTCTACATACTCCTCCTCTGTGACTTCAGGAAGAACAGATGGACCTCCAGAAACACAGCCACTGATGTCCACAGTTGGCGAGATGGCTTCTTCAAACTTCTTCTCGGGCTCGGACTCGTTGTCAGAGAAGTAAGCAGAGTCTCTGTAGTTGCCTCCCATGAAAGATTCCTCGCCAGGGGCGATGGACTCTGCCTGCTGGTCCTCACCGTCCTGAGTCTCCACCTCCGAGACGATGATTTCAGGGGGAACCAGCATGGTAGCCGCTGCtggctgctcctcctcctcctcttcctcggcCAAACTCAGACCGTTTTCCTCTGAGAAGTGGTCTTTGATGATGGGCTGAGAGTTCCACTCTGGAGACTCCAGGTTCTCTGTCTCGTAGCCGCTGTCGGCTGTTTTGTACGGGGGCTGGAGCTTGTGAGGGGCTGCCGGGGTGTTTAGCTCTTCGACAGACTCCTCCAGCATGTGGCTGTTGTCCAGGGAGTCTGGTGTCTCGGCTGAGTTCTCCACAGTGGGCAGAGTGGTGGAAACACTGTCCTCCAGTAGGCTGTCCTGGCTGATCTGGTCCATGGAAGGACCAGAGACCAGCAGAGAGGACCTGTCGTGCTCGTTGTCATGCTCAGAGAGGACGGTGTCCATTTCGGCCTCTGTATCATCTTCAACCAGGTCGCTCAGCAGATCATCACTGGTAAAGCCTTCACTGGACAGGCCATTGTCAACAGCAATCTCAATGACATAGACTGGGGGAGAGCTTAGCGGGTCGTCTGTTGGCTCTTTGATTCCTATGGATTCAACACAGTCATCCTCTGAGGCTCTGAGGCGGTCTTCAAGGCTGGGGTTTTTGGCATCCATGCACAGGGGGTCTGTAGTGGCACTTTCAGAGAAGAGTGTGGGAGACTGGTGGATATTTGCTGAACTAATAACAAGGACCTCAGCCCTCTGAGAGGCAGAGTCCAATATATTAGAAGACTGCTGCAGCAGTTCTCTAATTGGCAGCTGGTTGCTACAGATGTCCTCTGTTACCAGTGTATTTGAAGGCATCAGTGTTTTAGGGTCTGCTAGAGGTTGCAGGAAATCCACAAAACTGGGACTCATGAAGTCAAAAAGTTCCTCCTCTGCTGGGGACATGTTGCTCTCCACAGGTTTTATGGGGATCTCTGCTACGTTTATGCCATCTAtggtctcatcatcatcatcccaaGAGTTCATTCTGAAACTGTGCTCGGGGATGTGGGTCAGACCAGGTTGGAGGAGGTCCAGTTGTTGACTCCCACTACTTTTCCCTGATAAACCAGAGCCCTCCTTCATCAGGCTCTTCTCTTTGAGGAACATGAAGTTGTCCTCTAGTTTCTCAGTGTTCAGTAGCCTCATCACATCCGGGGttccctccccctctgcctcctctAAAGAGTCCTGGAGGATGACCTCTGAATGGCGCTCCCCTAAAAAAGAATTCCGAAAGCACTTTTCTGTTCCCTGGGCCTGCCCCTCTACAGACTCCACTCTCTGGAAACCATTTCCGTTGAGTTCTGGAAGCTCCATGAAGCCCCTGTTCCAGGAATGGGAGTCCTGTCTGGAGTCTCCTTCGCTGAAGATGTTGGTGTGGAAGGGGCTGTCATGCTCACTAGACGACCAGATGTGGCTGTCCTGGAGGTACGAGTCCTTAGAGTCTATGCTGTGGTGGAAGAAGTCTGCATCGGTGCTGGACTCATCCAAGCGGACGTCTTGGAGGGTGACAAATTTCTGCCTGTCTGAAACTGTGTCTACCTCCGGACCCCTGTTCTCCTCCACGGtgctctccccctgctcctccaaCTGGATGTAGTACTCATTTCCATTGGCTGGTTTGTGAGCGTCAAACACGGGAAGGATCCCGGGGATTGCCGAATGGGTGTTCCTGCTGTCGGAGCCCCCCGTCCTGGGGGCTGCGGGGTCTGG includes these proteins:
- the lmtk2 gene encoding serine/threonine-protein kinase LMTK2 isoform X2; the encoded protein is MVNRHGFVLLLATGIFLSALFLAEGAPLPYSDTTGETAGGQSSVSLHLSVVVSLSALLVLVALLVNCVTCCKEREVNFKEFEDNFEDEIDFTPPAEDTPSMQSPAEVYTLAVPPVALPGPPHLETPPRISVGSTGPQVVRHSLSYIQEIGNGWFGKVLLSEIYTDPGGAKVVVKELKANASAMEQNDFLQHGDPYRVLVHPNILQCLGQCVEAIPFLLVFEYCELGDLRSYLSQQDWMFRNAELLQLQKMACEIAAGVTHLHKHNFLHSDLALRNCYLTADLTVKVGDYGIGPYRYKEDYIITEDDESAPLRWMAPELVGERHGGVITLDQTKPGNVWALGVTLWELFENAAQPYPHLSDREVLNHVIREQQIKLLKPQLELPYSERWYEVLQFCWLTPDKRATAEEIHRLLTYLRMQGQKDVEGDFQQRWDSLKPNPVTRQTTVSHSSYPILEQFADDALRAEVDEVLTVTETSRGLSFEYVWEAAKHDHYDSSSGHGRSAMDTTLNYHSMFFPVPSEDIQAHFPDPAAPRTGGSDSRNTHSAIPGILPVFDAHKPANGNEYYIQLEEQGESTVEENRGPEVDTVSDRQKFVTLQDVRLDESSTDADFFHHSIDSKDSYLQDSHIWSSSEHDSPFHTNIFSEGDSRQDSHSWNRGFMELPELNGNGFQRVESVEGQAQGTEKCFRNSFLGERHSEVILQDSLEEAEGEGTPDVMRLLNTEKLEDNFMFLKEKSLMKEGSGLSGKSSGSQQLDLLQPGLTHIPEHSFRMNSWDDDDETIDGINVAEIPIKPVESNMSPAEEELFDFMSPSFVDFLQPLADPKTLMPSNTLVTEDICSNQLPIRELLQQSSNILDSASQRAEVLVISSANIHQSPTLFSESATTDPLCMDAKNPSLEDRLRASEDDCVESIGIKEPTDDPLSSPPVYVIEIAVDNGLSSEGFTSDDLLSDLVEDDTEAEMDTVLSEHDNEHDRSSLLVSGPSMDQISQDSLLEDSVSTTLPTVENSAETPDSLDNSHMLEESVEELNTPAAPHKLQPPYKTADSGYETENLESPEWNSQPIIKDHFSEENGLSLAEEEEEEEQPAAATMLVPPEIIVSEVETQDGEDQQAESIAPGEESFMGGNYRDSAYFSDNESEPEKKFEEAISPTVDISGCVSGGPSVLPEVTEEEYVESSAGSQSPIAREALVDIGVEKTEPQPLEGTSLPVLILTTEEDWEKTSPVSIDGSVDETGTLEFFPDFRTHSHSESSGTSTEDLEKPPLPAVATTSAKPFPENIPVHAKLTRTYASEITPKLKEPDMEGRYLGRRDGSDGQEDGGEADEEDDNSDDSDDDMRAYRLHSSSEDSEDDTVHPVPVIVSDDSRARNLKSLLKVTPSAKPSMPSGGSDSDSASRAVSFFDDVTVFLFDQETPTKELGDHSSGSNSQVSEFSSPVPTASYLNRFTNSTESSTDEEGGGFEWDDDFSSPEPSVFLSKAASDLAVSKTMSPSASHYFSPPPPGGCTPEPSWSSSNYSRFSISPASIASFSLTHLTDSDTEQGGSSEEGDKD